The nucleotide window ATGTCTTCTAGTTTATAGAAAAACTCCTTAGACTATAAATAAGACTATAAAACTATACCTGTCACTGTCACAATCAACCATCAAAGCCTGCAGTATCATTTTAACTCTGTTTTCTCTGCAGTGAGGTGTTCATTTGAATTCTAGTCCGTTATACTTATTAATATACTATATTCAATGAGCTTTAATAttgtttcctttataaattaatgTGTAGTCACCAGTCCAGTATCGAATTTCTTGAGAATTTAATGAACTGTGGACTTTCTTCCCTAGAAAAATGCATATACAACAAACAGCATGTTTTAGTCAATTTCAGAAGTTTTACAGGTTATGTTAGGAGTCCATGGATGCCAAATAAAAACTTCTAGGTTTGAACACTGACGGTGTGTTATGTATTGTTCTGTGTGTTTGGGAAACAGCAGTGAATGAAACAAGCCCCCAAGGAGCTTACaaacagggaagaaaaacaaacagggaAGGAGAGGAGTATTGTTTGTGTGAGTCAGCTGGGATGGAGATGTGTTATAATTTAGAATAAGAtgtttaggaaaaagaaaaaagaatgattggAAATGGACTCACTAAGAAAATCACAGTTGAACAAAAACTTTCAgtgagatgagggagggaaccTTGAAGATATCTGGAGGCTATCCCCTTTAGCCAGAGCAAGAGAACAAGGACAAAGATCCTGAAATAACAGTAAATCTGTCTTGTTTGAACAATAGCAAAGACCCAGGGTGACTGGAATGCTATGAATCTAAGTTGAAGAAGGGCAGAGAAAAGAGCCAGCATGATAACTAGGAGCAGTTTTGgtggaagggggagggaaggtgaATGTTTGAttagaatatgttccagaaatCTTGGAAAGTAAGTATTAGAGACAATGCACAGATTTGTTTATTTCGAGGAGTTTTAATGTGAAGAGGAACAGAAAAATTGGACAGTAGCTGAAGTTACGGTGGCTAAAAGACATTTTCTTGTTGgctgtgcttttgttttttaagagataataGCCAGTTTACTAGTAAGAATGATCCAACATAAAGGGATAAATTGATAAAGCAGGAGAGGAAGGATAAAACTATTGGGTGGAGTCCTTGTGAAGTAATGGGGTAAAATCTAGTACACAGATAGAAAGGCTGTCCTCTGATTGAGCAGGGGCAGTTTGTCGTCTGTGGTGCAGATAGAAAGATGGAGTACTTGACCACACTTGGAACAGGTTGGTGGATGTGGTGGTAGGAGCATGTGGAAGGCtttgttggttcttttttatttttttatttttgatatcttAAACTATTGATTAAACTCAGCTTCCTTTAACAAAGatgaattttgtcatttttaaaaaacaagagtgGCTTAATTTAGCAGTGATACCAAGCTAAAATAAGGAAAGTAATATCCACATGCAAGGAAAGGTATACATATTGATCTCTTTAGTATTGGCATTAATATTGCATCattagagtttaaaaaaagaaaaacagtgaaatGATCTATATGCAAAATGCTTACATTTTGTGTATAGTAGTAtttataattgtgtgtgtgtatatgtacacacactttgtatgtttatttgtgtatgtatgtatatgttgtatAGATATTCATGAATACgataatatataataaatctgCATTAAAATGTCGGTTTAttgttttttgtgtatgtgttttgtcgttttgcttgtttgctttcattttcttagtaaaatatgaaGCAAAATTGTTAACTTATATATTCTTAGGCAAAAGAAGGGGGTGCTGAATGTATGAGGAGAGGgccaaacatatgaaaagattacTGAAGAGACTCAGTAAAGGATATGGAAAATagtcttttctccctttttgtttCTCATGTTTCTTCTTAGTGTATAGTTAACAGTTGATAAATATAGTGACTTCTTACTCCCTCTGAACATCTCTCTGGAATCaacccaacttttttttattagcaGTAGTCTACACTTCTGTACTTCCTGTTGGCCATGACATCTTTAACTCATGTAGTGTTGTAACCCTAGGAAAAACAGGTTTTGAGTAGACAGATTTGGATCTCTCTCCATTTGAACCTCCTAGTCACTTGAAGtgattgtgattttaattttgagcatttttttcatagttaTAGGAATATAAACAATATTTCTACTTTGTCTCACAGGATTGGAAATACCAAGTAAGAAATTAGTATATATGATGCTGGAAACTCATGGAAACTTGGAAATATCAAGTAAGGAATTAGGATATATGATGCTGGATGCTCGTGACTGAAAGGCCTGAAACAGATGTATCTTCCAAATTCTTATCAAGAAAATGACTGTGAAGGCAATGATGGGTCAAGAAGACCAGTGGAAAACTCCTTAGGAGAGAGCCATAGAAAATGTACACTTCAGAAGAGAAATGTAATCAGAGaactcaaaaaaggaaaatatatcatGTATGCCCTCGGAAgggtaaaaagatttttattcatGTGCATGAGATTACTCAAATAGGTGATCAGATATACCAGTGCCTTGAATGCAAGCAAAACTTCTGTGAAAACTTAGCTCTTATTATGTGTGAGAGAACCTACACTGGGGAGAAACCTTATAGATGTGATATGTGTGAGAAAACCTTTGTCCAAAGCTCAGATCTTATTTCACACCAGAGGATCCACAATTAtgagaaaccttataaatgtagCAAGTGTGAGAAGAGCTTTTGGCACCACTTAGCCCTTTCAGGACACCAGAGAACACATGCAGGTAAAAAATTCTATACATGTGACATTTGTGGCAAGAATTTTGGTCAGAGTTCTGATCTGCTTGTCCACCAGCGAAGCCATACAGGCGAGAAACCCTATCTATGTAGTGAGTGTGATAAATGCTTTAGTAGAAGTACAAACCTCATAAGGCACCGAAGAACTCACACAGGTGAAAAACCATTTAAGTGTCTGGAGTGTGAAAAAGCTTTTAGTGGGAAATCAGATCTTATTAGCCACCAGAGAACTCACACTGGTGAAAGGCCCTACAAATGTAATAAGTGTGAAAAAAGTTACCGACACCGTTCAGCCTTCATTGTACATAAAAGAGTTcatactggggagaaaccctataaGTGTGGTGCCTGTGAAAAATGCTTTGGGCAGAAATCAGACCTAATTGTGCACCAGAGAGTCCACACAGGGGAGAAGCCTTATAAATGTTTGGAATGTATGAGAAGTTTTACTCGGAGTGCCAATCTAATTAGGCACCAGGCAACTCACACTCATACTTTTAAATGCCTTGAATATGAGAAAAACTTCAACTGTAGCTCAGACCTTATAGTGCATCAAAGAATTCACATGGAAGAGAAGCCACACCAGTGGTCTGCTTGTGAGAGTGGCTTCCTCTTAGGTATGGATTTTGTTGCTCAACAGAAAATGAGAACTCAGACTGAAGAGCTACATTATAAATACAGTGTATGTGATAAGACCTTCCACCAGAGCTCAGCCCTTCTTCAACATCAGACAGTACACATTGGTGAAAAACCATATATCTGTAATATGAGTGAGAAAGATATTGAGctcagccctccccatgcatcagAAGCTTCTCAGATGTCTTAA belongs to Nycticebus coucang isolate mNycCou1 chromosome 9, mNycCou1.pri, whole genome shotgun sequence and includes:
- the ZNF322 gene encoding zinc finger protein 322 gives rise to the protein MYTSEEKCNQRTQKRKIYHVCPRKGKKIFIHVHEITQIGDQIYQCLECKQNFCENLALIMCERTYTGEKPYRCDMCEKTFVQSSDLISHQRIHNYEKPYKCSKCEKSFWHHLALSGHQRTHAGKKFYTCDICGKNFGQSSDLLVHQRSHTGEKPYLCSECDKCFSRSTNLIRHRRTHTGEKPFKCLECEKAFSGKSDLISHQRTHTGERPYKCNKCEKSYRHRSAFIVHKRVHTGEKPYKCGACEKCFGQKSDLIVHQRVHTGEKPYKCLECMRSFTRSANLIRHQATHTHTFKCLEYEKNFNCSSDLIVHQRIHMEEKPHQWSACESGFLLGMDFVAQQKMRTQTEELHYKYSVCDKTFHQSSALLQHQTVHIGEKPYICNMSEKDIELSPPHASEASQMS